One segment of Solanum lycopersicum chromosome 1, SLM_r2.1 DNA contains the following:
- the LOC138342038 gene encoding uncharacterized protein, giving the protein MTENEIVEVFVRVQEPEYYDKIILLIGAKFAKIVKVGETIEDGLKSGKIARVSASPGSSGLVRRKREEVATIYLIRGKKSPQKLIASSIPLKPTPKSHQAYRPQSNNSGNYNAASTYPDAQILSYQNSPANLQNFPSVYPNYPQSYHIPPLYQNIAPSCERAVPPLQQSGYDPSRPRFEKRPSRNFTALAESRAKLFERLCAAGCILPVGPKLVDVNSKFYKPEQRCAYHSNSVGHDTEDYIILKHKIQDLIDQEVVSLQSAVPNVNTNPLSNHGGGNINMIETDEDECETKRITPVAQEDMEKAVASLSVREKGEFVILTHAKVTALVPLKTLVKPKFVIETAVAQGMTRSGRCYTPDELALGGQKKDHAKRRISEAEAEEFWRTMQPKDYSIVKHTEKTPAQISVWAVLMSSWSYRQALMKALDDTYVPSGTSSDNVDAMIHQVIQGHRISFCDDELPVEGRSHNKALHVTVICRRKVVNRVLVDDGSGLNICPLSTLKQLRFDLGKLEQNQVNVRAFDGVQRDTLGAVNLALQMGPGEFDAKFQVLDIDTIYNLLLGRPFIHMAGAVPSSLHQMMKLVWKNEELVIHGERNHSGKQVPVFDETPQGLDFYTVDLVNATDENLAQQTPIPAVYRMITTIMLQNGFEPGFGLGRNAQGIIEPVSLLAKGFKYGLWYIPTDDDVKTKKRKDQELAKPISHLYQSFPIRECAEPEDCGEGICDLFKEINAIIEEEVQPAGIRDVEPGEMLQN; this is encoded by the exons ATGACTGAAAATGAGATTGTAGAAGTGTTCGTACGGGTACAAGAGCCCGAATACTACGACAAAATCATTTTGTTAATTGGAGCCAAATTTGCCAAGATAGTAAAagttggtgagactatcgaagacGGCCTGAAGTCGGGGAAGATAGCCCGAGTGTCTGCCTCGCCTGGATCTTCCGGACTAGTGAGGAGGAAGAGAGAGGAGGTTGCCACTATCTATCTCATACGGGGGAAGAAAAGTCCCCAGAAACTCATCGCGTCCTCAATACCGCTCAAGCCTACGCCAAAGTCCCACCAAGCCTATCGTCCACAATCCAATAATTCTGGTAACTACAATGCTGCCTCCACTTATCCAGATGCCCAAATTTTGTCGTATCAAAATTCACCCGCAAATCTCCAAAATTTTCCCTCCGTGTACCCAAATTACCCCCAGTCTTATCATATTCCTCCCCTTTACCAGAATATAGCTCCTAGCTGCGAACGTGCA GTTCCTCCCCTTCAACAGAGCGGGTATGATCCTTCTCGTCCCAGGTTTGAGAAGAGGCCCTCAAGAAACTTCACCGCGTTGGCTGAAAGTCGGGCCAAGTTGTTCGAAAGATTATGCGCAGCCGGATGCATCCTCCCTGTGGGGCCCAAGCTCGTGGATGTCAACTCTAAATTCTACAAACCGGAGcagagatgtgcttatcattccaacagtgttggacatgataCAGAAGACTATATCATTCTTAAGCACAAGATCCAGGATCTGATTGACCAAGAAGTAGTCTCCCTCCAGTCTGCGGTGCCGAACGTCAATACAAATCCGTTGTCGAATCATGGGGGtggaaacatcaacatgatagaAACAGACGAAGATGAGTGTGAAACCAAGAGAATTACTCCTGTTGCGCAGGAAGACATGGAAAAGGCTGTTGCTTCTTTGAGCGTCAGGGAAAAAGGAGAGTTCGTTATTCTGACACATGCGAAGGTAACAGCCTTGGTGCCCTTGAAGACTCTCGTCAAACCCAAGTTTGTCATAGAAACGGCCGTGGCCCAAGGCATGACTAGATCTGGCAGATGCTACACTCCTgatgagcttgctctcggaggacaAAAGAAAGATCATGCTAAGAGACGAATAAGTGAAGCAGAAGCCGAGGAGTTCTGGAGGACAATGCAGCCTAAAGATTACTCCATTGTCAAACACACGGAGAAGACTCCGGCCCAGATTTCTGTGTGGGCCGTACTGATGAGCTCCTGGTCCTACAGACAGGCTTTGATGAAAGCTCTGGATGACACGTACGTGCCCTCAGGTACAAGCAGCGATAACGTAGATGCCATGATTCACCAAGTTATTCAGGGACACCGCATCAGTTTTTGCGATGATGAATTGCCGGTCGAAGGGAGATCCCATAACAAAGCTCTACACGTCACTGTGATATGCCGCAGAAAGGTCGTCAATCGTGTTTTAGTAGACGATGGATCTGGGTTGAACATATGCCCCTTGTCCACATTGAAGCAGCTGAGGTTTGACCTCGGAAAATTGGAGCAAAACCAGGTTAATGTAAGAGCGTTTGATGGCGTGCAAAGGGACACATTAGGGGCGGTGAACTTGGCACTCCAAATGGGCCCCGGAGAGTTCGATGCAAAATTCCAAGTGTTGGATATCGACACCATCTAtaaccttcttttgggaaggccaTTCATTCACATGGCTGGAGCTGTCCCCTCCAGTCTCCACCAAATGATGAAACTAGTATGGAAAAATGAAGAGCTAGTCATTCATGGTGAAAGAAACCACTCCGGCAAGCAGGTGCCGGTCTTTGACGAGACACCGCAAGGTTTGGATTTTTACACGGTGGATTTGGTAAATGCCACCGATGAGAATTTGGCCCAGCAGACTCCCATTCCAGCCGTGTACAGAATGATCACCACGATAATGCTGCAAAATGGGTTCGAACCAGGTTTCGGATTGGGAAGAAATGCCCAAGGGATCATCGAGCCAGTTTCACTCCTTGCTAAAGGATTCAAATATGGTTTGTggtacatccccacagatgaCGATGTGAAGACAAAGAAGAGAAAGGATCAAGAGTTGGCTAAACCGATCTCGCATCTTTATCAATCCTTTCCAATCCGAGAGTGTGCCGAGCCTGAAGACTgtggggaaggaatctgtgacctTTTCAAGGAGATCAATGCTATCATCGAGGAGGAGGTCCAACCAGCTGGCATTCGTGATGTGGAACCAGGGGAGATGCTGCAAAATTAG